The Sorex araneus isolate mSorAra2 chromosome 5, mSorAra2.pri, whole genome shotgun sequence genome has a segment encoding these proteins:
- the HEYL gene encoding hairy/enhancer-of-split related with YRPW motif-like protein isoform X2, with product MKRPRDPSGSDSESDGPIDVGREGELSQMARPLSTPSPSQMQARKKRRGIIEKRRRDRINSSLSELRRLVPTAFEKQGSSKLEKAEVLQMTVDHLKMLHATGGAGFFNARALAVDFRCIGFRECLTEVIRYLGVLEGPSSRADPVRIRLLSHLNSYAAEMEPCPTPPGPLAFPAWPWAFLHGCPGLSTPNSQLALLGRMPVPVPPSPSSLAYPLPALRAAPVRRAAGTAQPARRALLPSRGAASSIRRARALERPAAPLPTAASGRAAQSSLMAPLLRSPSPAPPGAVRSPTYSAVPALRASSPGTGHCHSWIPDIAEVGAF from the exons ATGAAGCGACCCAGGGACCCGAGCGGCTCGGACAGCGAGTCTGACGGACCCATCGACGTGGGCCGCGAGGGGGAGCTGAG CCAGATGGCCAGGCCGctgtccacccccagcccctctcagaTGCAAGCCCGGAAGAAACGCAGAGGG ATCATCGAGAAGCGGCGCCGGGACCGCATCAACAGCAGCCTGTCGGAGCTGCGGCGCCTGGTGCCCACGGCCTTTGAGAAGCAG GGCTCCTCAAAGCTGGAGAAGGCTGAGGTCCTCCAAATGACCGTTGATCACTTGAAAATGCTCCACGCCACAGGCGGGGCAG GATTTTTCAACGCTCGAGCCTTGGCCGTGGATTTCCGGTGCATCGGATTTCGGGAATGCCTCACCGAGGTCATCAGATACCTGGGGGTCCTCGAAGGGCCTAGCAGCCGTGCGGACCCTGTTCGGATTCGTCTTCTCTCCCACCTCAACAGCTACGCGGCTGAGATGGAGCCCTGCCCCACGCCCCCGGGGCCACTGGCCTTCCCCGCCTGGCCCTGGGCCTTCCTCCATGGCTGCCCTGGGCTCTCGACCCCGAACAGCCAGCTTGCCCTCCTTGGCAGGATGCCCGTccctgtgccccccagcccctcctcactCGCTTACCCGCTCCCGGCCCTCCGAGCCGCACCTGTGCGCAGAGCCGCTGGCACTGCCCAGCCTGCCCGGAGGGCTTTGCTGCCCAGTCGAGGGGCAGCTTCTTCTATCCGGAGGGCCCGGGCCCTGGAGAGGCCAGCTGCCCCCCTGCCCACAGCTGCCAGTGGTAGGGCTGCCCAGAGCAGCCTCATGGCACCCCTCCTCCGGTCCCCTTCCCCCGCGCCGCCTGGGGCAGTGAGGTCCCCCACTTACTCTGCTGTCCCTGCTCTTAGGGCCTCTTCCCCGGGCACGGGGCACTGCCACTCCTGGATCCCTGACATCGCAGAAGTCGGGGCCTTCTGA
- the HEYL gene encoding hairy/enhancer-of-split related with YRPW motif-like protein isoform X1: MPPPPPPAALRGRRRQLQRGRRAGGRRARPVGSGGVCAFHAPSQRLPLKPNPPAQRLPVPCRPAHPQPGIGLQEPGAGAQARGRGEGLGQMARPLSTPSPSQMQARKKRRGIIEKRRRDRINSSLSELRRLVPTAFEKQGSSKLEKAEVLQMTVDHLKMLHATGGAGFFNARALAVDFRCIGFRECLTEVIRYLGVLEGPSSRADPVRIRLLSHLNSYAAEMEPCPTPPGPLAFPAWPWAFLHGCPGLSTPNSQLALLGRMPVPVPPSPSSLAYPLPALRAAPVRRAAGTAQPARRALLPSRGAASSIRRARALERPAAPLPTAASGRAAQSSLMAPLLRSPSPAPPGAVRSPTYSAVPALRASSPGTGHCHSWIPDIAEVGAF; the protein is encoded by the exons atgccgcctcccccacccccggccgcGCTGCGTGGGAGGAGGCGGCAGCTGCAGCGCGGGCGGAGGGCGGGCGGCCGGCGCGCCCGGCCCGTGGGAAGCGGCGGCGTCTGCGCTTTCCACGCTCCTTCCCAGCGGCTCCCTCTGAAACCCAACCCGCCCGCCCAGCGGCTGCCCGTGCCCTgccgccccgcccacccgcaACCCGGCATCGGGTTGCAGGAGCCCGGGGCGGGAGCtcaggccaggggcaggggtgaggggctggg CCAGATGGCCAGGCCGctgtccacccccagcccctctcagaTGCAAGCCCGGAAGAAACGCAGAGGG ATCATCGAGAAGCGGCGCCGGGACCGCATCAACAGCAGCCTGTCGGAGCTGCGGCGCCTGGTGCCCACGGCCTTTGAGAAGCAG GGCTCCTCAAAGCTGGAGAAGGCTGAGGTCCTCCAAATGACCGTTGATCACTTGAAAATGCTCCACGCCACAGGCGGGGCAG GATTTTTCAACGCTCGAGCCTTGGCCGTGGATTTCCGGTGCATCGGATTTCGGGAATGCCTCACCGAGGTCATCAGATACCTGGGGGTCCTCGAAGGGCCTAGCAGCCGTGCGGACCCTGTTCGGATTCGTCTTCTCTCCCACCTCAACAGCTACGCGGCTGAGATGGAGCCCTGCCCCACGCCCCCGGGGCCACTGGCCTTCCCCGCCTGGCCCTGGGCCTTCCTCCATGGCTGCCCTGGGCTCTCGACCCCGAACAGCCAGCTTGCCCTCCTTGGCAGGATGCCCGTccctgtgccccccagcccctcctcactCGCTTACCCGCTCCCGGCCCTCCGAGCCGCACCTGTGCGCAGAGCCGCTGGCACTGCCCAGCCTGCCCGGAGGGCTTTGCTGCCCAGTCGAGGGGCAGCTTCTTCTATCCGGAGGGCCCGGGCCCTGGAGAGGCCAGCTGCCCCCCTGCCCACAGCTGCCAGTGGTAGGGCTGCCCAGAGCAGCCTCATGGCACCCCTCCTCCGGTCCCCTTCCCCCGCGCCGCCTGGGGCAGTGAGGTCCCCCACTTACTCTGCTGTCCCTGCTCTTAGGGCCTCTTCCCCGGGCACGGGGCACTGCCACTCCTGGATCCCTGACATCGCAGAAGTCGGGGCCTTCTGA
- the HEYL gene encoding hairy/enhancer-of-split related with YRPW motif-like protein isoform X3: MARPLSTPSPSQMQARKKRRGIIEKRRRDRINSSLSELRRLVPTAFEKQGSSKLEKAEVLQMTVDHLKMLHATGGAGFFNARALAVDFRCIGFRECLTEVIRYLGVLEGPSSRADPVRIRLLSHLNSYAAEMEPCPTPPGPLAFPAWPWAFLHGCPGLSTPNSQLALLGRMPVPVPPSPSSLAYPLPALRAAPVRRAAGTAQPARRALLPSRGAASSIRRARALERPAAPLPTAASGRAAQSSLMAPLLRSPSPAPPGAVRSPTYSAVPALRASSPGTGHCHSWIPDIAEVGAF; encoded by the exons ATGGCCAGGCCGctgtccacccccagcccctctcagaTGCAAGCCCGGAAGAAACGCAGAGGG ATCATCGAGAAGCGGCGCCGGGACCGCATCAACAGCAGCCTGTCGGAGCTGCGGCGCCTGGTGCCCACGGCCTTTGAGAAGCAG GGCTCCTCAAAGCTGGAGAAGGCTGAGGTCCTCCAAATGACCGTTGATCACTTGAAAATGCTCCACGCCACAGGCGGGGCAG GATTTTTCAACGCTCGAGCCTTGGCCGTGGATTTCCGGTGCATCGGATTTCGGGAATGCCTCACCGAGGTCATCAGATACCTGGGGGTCCTCGAAGGGCCTAGCAGCCGTGCGGACCCTGTTCGGATTCGTCTTCTCTCCCACCTCAACAGCTACGCGGCTGAGATGGAGCCCTGCCCCACGCCCCCGGGGCCACTGGCCTTCCCCGCCTGGCCCTGGGCCTTCCTCCATGGCTGCCCTGGGCTCTCGACCCCGAACAGCCAGCTTGCCCTCCTTGGCAGGATGCCCGTccctgtgccccccagcccctcctcactCGCTTACCCGCTCCCGGCCCTCCGAGCCGCACCTGTGCGCAGAGCCGCTGGCACTGCCCAGCCTGCCCGGAGGGCTTTGCTGCCCAGTCGAGGGGCAGCTTCTTCTATCCGGAGGGCCCGGGCCCTGGAGAGGCCAGCTGCCCCCCTGCCCACAGCTGCCAGTGGTAGGGCTGCCCAGAGCAGCCTCATGGCACCCCTCCTCCGGTCCCCTTCCCCCGCGCCGCCTGGGGCAGTGAGGTCCCCCACTTACTCTGCTGTCCCTGCTCTTAGGGCCTCTTCCCCGGGCACGGGGCACTGCCACTCCTGGATCCCTGACATCGCAGAAGTCGGGGCCTTCTGA